The Bosea sp. 685 DNA window GATTTCGGCGAAGAACACGAAGCCGGTGAAGCAGGACAGGATCAGCCGGGTGAAGTCGAGTGGCGCGAGCGCGGCCGCCTCACCGACCTGATAGGCCCGCGTGAGCAGCCATTGTCCCGCGGTGCCAAACAGGCTGAGCACGACGAGCCAGAACCACTGCTTCGGGCTCGGCTGTATCCAGAACCACCAGCACGGCACGGCCAGCACCGCCATCAGCACGACGCCCTGATAGAGCAGGATGGTCTCGGTGCGCTCGGTCGCCGCCAGCATGCGCACGCTGACGGTGACGCCGGCGCCAAACAGCGCGCCGGCGATCGAGGCCAAGGCATAGATGTTGAGCCCGCCTGCGGAAGGATCGAGCATGATCATCACGCCGGCGAAGCCGATAATGGTGGCGATCCAGCGCCGCGAATCGACCTTTTCCTTCAGCACGAGCACGGCGGCGATGGTGACGAAGAAGACCTGGCTGAAGCCGATCGCAGTCGCTTGCGCCAGCGGAATATGGATGACCGCCGAGAAGCCGCACAGCATCGAGGCGAGCGTGATGAGGCCGCGCGTGATCTGCAGTCCGGGACGCGTCGTTCGCATCAGCATCGGCAGCGCCGAGCCCGCGATCGCGACGATGACCAGGCTCATGATGATCTGGCGGATCATCAGGATCTCGATCAGCGGGATCGCGGCCCCGACATGCTTCATCGCGCCGACCATGACGGCGTAAACCAGGAGCGACGACAGCATATAGACCGAGCCGCGCAGATTGGGGCTCGCAGTGAGCCAGCGATGGGCGAGGCCATGTCGCAGCCGGGCGATCCAGCCGCGCTGCGCGGGCGCGGTGACTTTGGATATCGCGCTGAGAACGATGGGGGGAGCCGCCTCCGCAGGCGGCTCGTCGGCATGCAGCGGACGGAACGAGGCGTCTGAGACGTCGTCATCGAAACCCGAACGGTCCTGCCGCCCGGTTAGTCGCTCTTCGCTCATCGCCCGAACCATCGGCCGCGCTTTTTGGCGCGCGGCTCAGTTTCCATCCCCGATGCGAAACCATTGATGAAACGGGCATTGTCCGCCAGAGGCCCGGACACATGCCTGGGTTGTGTAGGGCGAACCGGCCGATGCGTGGTGACGGCAAAGTTGGCGGCGGCAAGGGCGGCATTCCGGCCCCGATCTGTTGCGCCCGGGCAAAGGCGTGTAGGAGGCCTCCATCTTCCGCGGGCGGGTGCCTGCATCACGCTTTGCCAGAGTTCAAGTCTTGCCAGGGTTCAAGTCGGACGTATGAGGGATCTGCTGTCGAGTCTGTCGGGGGGCCTTCGCGCACTCGCGCCGGGGCGCTTCCCTTATCGGCGTTTTGCGTTGGCGTTGGTCCTTGGCGGTGTCGGCGGCTGGCTCTTCGTGCAGGGGCGGCTGCCGCTGCCCTGGATGCTCGGCTCGATGGTGGTCTGCACGATCGCAGCCCTGCTGCGTGTGCCCATCGCCGCGCCGCCGGTGATCCGACCGCCGATGACGATGGTGATCGGCGTCATGCTCGGCGCCGGCTTCAAGCCGGAGGTGATCAGCCAAATCCCCAACTGGTTGCCGACCATCGCCGGCCTCGTCCTGTTCATGTGCGCCTGCGGCTTCGTCTGCGTCGGCTATTTCCGCAAATTCGCAGGCTTCGACCCGGTCACCGCCTTCTTCGCCGGCATGCCGGGCGGTCTGGTCGAGATGGTCACGGTCGGCGAGGAAAAGGGCGGCGACGCCCGCATCATCGCGCTGATCCACTCCGCCCGCATCCTGCTGGTGGTGATGACGCTGCCCTTCATCGTGCAGTGGATCGGCGGCGTTCCGCTCGGCGGCACGCGGGTTGCGGGGCCGTCATTCCAGCAGACGCCGCTTTTCGCCGAAATCACCTTGCTGGCCTGCGGGCTGGCCGGCATCGTCGTCGGGCACTGGCTGAGATTGCCGGCAAAGTTCCTGCTCGGGCCGATGCTGGTCAGCGCCGCGGTGCATCTGGCGGGGCTGAGCAACGCGGTTCCGCCTTTCGAGATCGTCAATGGCGCGCAGCTCGTGCTCGGCGTCACCATCGGCTGCCGTTTCGTCGGCACGCCGCCGCGCATCATCCTGCGCGTGCTCATGCTCTCGGTCGGCTCGACGGTGCTCCTGCTGGCGCTGACCTTGAGCTTCGCCTGGCTGGTCGCGCTGGTCTCGGTCCACGGCCATGTGCCGTTGATCCTGGCCTATTCGCCGGGCGGCCTCGCCGAGATGAGCCTGATCGCGCTGGCGCTGCACACCGAGGTCGCCTTCGTGGCAGCCCACCACATCATCCGCGTCTTCCTGGTGATGGTCTGCGCCGGCCCGCTCTTCGGCGTCATCATCGGACAACGCAAAACGGCCGAGTAGCGCATGGCGCCCGCTTGGCCCCCCTGAGCCCTCATTCTGAGGAGCAGCGGAGTTGCCAACCGCTTCTCAGCGCGAAGCGGCCGCGAGCCCCTGCGCCAGCCCCGCCGCCAATGCCGCGCGTTGGCCGGCCATGAAAGCGGCCCCATCCAAGCGCTGCCGGTCGCCAGTGCGGATGGCGCCGAGGCGCGCGACCAGCGCCTGCGCGAAGGCCGGGGGCGTATCGGCGATGCTGAAATTCGCCGGCATCTCCGAAAAGCCCCGGCAGGACAACGTCGTCGCCACCGCGGGCAGGCCGAGTTGCATCGCCTCGATCGTCTTCAATTGCACGCCCGTGCCGGCGCGGCTCGACAGCGCCAGAATCCGGCAGGACCGCAGGAAATCATCGGCATCGGGCACCCTGCCGACAAGCTTCACCTGCGGCGGCAGGTCCGGCATCTCGCTCGGCAGCCGGCCGGCGACGGCGACCGTGATCTCGGGCGGCAGCAGCGGGCAGATCTCGCGCAGGAACCAGTCGAGGCCGATGAAGTTCGGCGCCCAGGTCCAGGTTCCGATCAGGCCGATATCATAGGCGGGCGCGGGCTCCGTCGCCTCGACGGGAGCGTTGCGGGCGGAGCCCGAGACCAGCGGCAGCGCCGCCGACTTCGCCTGATATGCCGGGCCCAGCACGGCGCGATCCTCCTCGGCCAGGGTCCAGACGAAGCGCGCCTCGTCCCAAAGCCGGCGCTCGATGCGCTCCAGCAGCCTTGCCTCGCGGGCGAAGAGCCAGCGCAGCAGCGGGTTGGCGCTGTGCGCCGCGCTCTGCCGCGCCGAGACATGCTCGATATTGTGTTCGACCAGCACGCAAGGACCCAGGCTGAGCAATTCCGGGAAGGCGCCGGGCAACATCACCGAATTCAGGATGAGCGCGTCGAACGGTCCATGCGCGCGCACCGCTTCGATCAAGCGGCCCTCACCAGCCAGCCGGAGCTTCGCGCAGGCGACCGGCAGGCCCTTCGCCAGGGCGGATAAAATCCATTGCAGCTTGCGCCGGGCCGGCACGGCGGCGTTCTCGATATCGATGGCGTCGATCACGACCGCGCCTTCAGGCTGGGCCGGAATCTCGCCCGGCCGCAGGAAGCCAATGGCGGTGACCTCATGGCCGGCGGCGCGCAATGCATCGAGGATCGCGGCATTGGCGATCTCGAAACCGGTGTCGGGCCGGGCGACCGGGATCAACGAGGTCAGGAAGGCGAGGCGCAAGACGGGCGGCCCTTTGGCGGTGGAGGCCGCGAGAGAGACGCAGATCCTATCGCAGGGTCAAGTCCAACCGAGTACCAGCGTCAATGCTTTCTGGCACTTGGCCCCCGTTCCGCGCCGATCGCGCACACGGAACCTTAAGCGCCCTGATGCAGTCTAGTGGAACGAATTTGACATTTGCGACCCGCCCGATATCGGCCGCGCGGCAAATGTCAAATTCATAAGTTCCACTAGAAAACCAAAGATTTGCTAGTGGTTTTGGTGATTCCGACATTTGCTCCGAGCTCGATATAGAACGGGGAGCAAATGTCGGAATCAAACCACTAGTGCGCCATGGCCCTGACCGAGAATGACCCGATCTTCGATGCCGCAGCCGCAGCGCCGCTCGCGGTGACGGGCTTCGACGCGACTGAGACCTTCACGATCATCGCGCGCTCGCCTGACGCGGCCTTGCGCGGCGTCGAAAGCGTCGTCTGCGTGCCGACCTTCAAGCGGCCCGACATGCTGGAGGCGACCTTGCGCTCGCTGGCCGCGCAGCGGGGCGGGCATGACTTCGCGATCATCGTCGTCGAGAATGAGGGCGTCGAGCGTGCCGGCGCCATTCGCGCCAAGGCGCTGCTGGAAGCCGGCCTGTTCAAAGGCCTCGTCATCGTCGAGCCGCGCCAGGGCAACTGCAAGGCCTATAACGCAGCCTGGCGCTGCGCCCTGACACGGTTTCCGGCGCTGAAACAGGTTCTCGGCATCGATGACGACGAGCAGGCCGAGCCCGGCTGGCTCGGCGCCTTCCTGTGCGCGGCGGAGACGGCCCCAGCCGAGCTCTTCGGCGGCTCGGTCACGCCGGTTTTCGAGGATGCCTCGCGCACCTGGCTGAAGGCGCACCCGGTGTTCCGCTCGCATTACAGCGTCACCGGCCCGATCCCGATCCTCTACTCCAGCGCCAACTACCTGATCCGGCGGCAGGTGCTGGAGCGGCTGGGTTTCCCCTTCTTCGACGAGAGCTTCGATTTCACCGGCGGCGGCGACAGCGATTTCTTCTCGCGCGCCAAAGCCGCGGGCTTCCGCTTCTGGTGGGTGCAGGAGGCGGCTCAAGCCGAGACCATGCCGGCAAGGCGCAGCGAAACCGGCTGGATCGCGGCGCGCGCCTTCCGCAATGGCGCGCTCTCGGCGCAGATCGCACGGCGCCAGCAGCCCGGCCCGGCGGGACGGCTCAGGGTCCTGGCGAAATCGCTCGTACTGCTCGCGGCTTCGCCCTTTCGCGGGCTCGCCTTGGCCCTGCGCACGCATTCGGTCCTGATCGGGCTCTATCATGCGCAGGTGGCGCTGGGCCGTCTGATGTCCGAATTCGGCGTCGCCAACGAGCAGTACCGCAAGCCGGAGAAGAACTAGATCTAAGGCGTAACCCGGTATTTCGAAGTCAGTCTCAGCCCGATCACCGAGACCAGGAGCGCGAACCAGACCGGGTCGGCGCGGCGGAAGAAGAAGCTCTCCAGGCAGGCCGAATAGACGCAGAACAGCCAGATCCGGAAGAAGAGCTCGGCCAGCGCCTTGTTCTCGGGCGTGCGCAAAACGCGGTGATGGTCGCGCAGCGGCAGCAGGATCAGCACGATCAGCCCGAGCATCAGCCCGGGAATGCCGAGCCCGATGGCAAGGTCGACATAGCCGCTATGGCCATGGACCATGCCCTGGGCGATGCCGGTCTCGCCTTCGCCGATATCGGCGAACATGACATAGTCGCTGTGCCAGAAGCCCTCAAAACCATAGCCGAGGATCGGCCGGTTCCAGAGCCGATCGAGCGCGAATTTCCAGATCTCGGTGCGACCGGTGAAGGTCTGGCCGGGGCTGAGCGCCTGCAGGATGGTGTCGATCGGCTTGAACAGCACGGAGCCGATGGTTGCCGTGAGCAGCAAGGCGAGCGGGCCGAGCGCCAGCAGCGCGCGCAGCCACAGGCTCCTGATCCGTGCACAGGCGAGCCCGACCAGCACGACGAAGGGCCCGAGCCCCATCGAGGTCTTGGAGCCGGTGAAGAACAGGAAGACCGTCGCGAGCCCAGCGAGCGTCCAGCCCAGGCGCGGCGACGTCGTCATCACGAAGATGCCGATCAGCACGAAAACCACCATCATCGCGCCGGCGATGTTCTTGTGGTCGAACAGGCCGCGCCAGGCCCCGGCATGCTCGGGTTCGAGCGCGTCCCCGGCCGAATGAACCGCGATGTCGGGGTAGATCACGAGGCCCGCATA harbors:
- a CDS encoding DMT family transporter, translated to MSEERLTGRQDRSGFDDDVSDASFRPLHADEPPAEAAPPIVLSAISKVTAPAQRGWIARLRHGLAHRWLTASPNLRGSVYMLSSLLVYAVMVGAMKHVGAAIPLIEILMIRQIIMSLVIVAIAGSALPMLMRTTRPGLQITRGLITLASMLCGFSAVIHIPLAQATAIGFSQVFFVTIAAVLVLKEKVDSRRWIATIIGFAGVMIMLDPSAGGLNIYALASIAGALFGAGVTVSVRMLAATERTETILLYQGVVLMAVLAVPCWWFWIQPSPKQWFWLVVLSLFGTAGQWLLTRAYQVGEAAALAPLDFTRLILSCFTGFVFFAEIPALTTGIGAAIVIGATLYTIRKNARPVLAPSPPGPLT
- a CDS encoding AbrB family transcriptional regulator, with translation MALVLGGVGGWLFVQGRLPLPWMLGSMVVCTIAALLRVPIAAPPVIRPPMTMVIGVMLGAGFKPEVISQIPNWLPTIAGLVLFMCACGFVCVGYFRKFAGFDPVTAFFAGMPGGLVEMVTVGEEKGGDARIIALIHSARILLVVMTLPFIVQWIGGVPLGGTRVAGPSFQQTPLFAEITLLACGLAGIVVGHWLRLPAKFLLGPMLVSAAVHLAGLSNAVPPFEIVNGAQLVLGVTIGCRFVGTPPRIILRVLMLSVGSTVLLLALTLSFAWLVALVSVHGHVPLILAYSPGGLAEMSLIALALHTEVAFVAAHHIIRVFLVMVCAGPLFGVIIGQRKTAE
- a CDS encoding glycosyltransferase translates to MRLAFLTSLIPVARPDTGFEIANAAILDALRAAGHEVTAIGFLRPGEIPAQPEGAVVIDAIDIENAAVPARRKLQWILSALAKGLPVACAKLRLAGEGRLIEAVRAHGPFDALILNSVMLPGAFPELLSLGPCVLVEHNIEHVSARQSAAHSANPLLRWLFAREARLLERIERRLWDEARFVWTLAEEDRAVLGPAYQAKSAALPLVSGSARNAPVEATEPAPAYDIGLIGTWTWAPNFIGLDWFLREICPLLPPEITVAVAGRLPSEMPDLPPQVKLVGRVPDADDFLRSCRILALSSRAGTGVQLKTIEAMQLGLPAVATTLSCRGFSEMPANFSIADTPPAFAQALVARLGAIRTGDRQRLDGAAFMAGQRAALAAGLAQGLAAASR
- a CDS encoding glycosyltransferase family 2 protein; the encoded protein is MALTENDPIFDAAAAAPLAVTGFDATETFTIIARSPDAALRGVESVVCVPTFKRPDMLEATLRSLAAQRGGHDFAIIVVENEGVERAGAIRAKALLEAGLFKGLVIVEPRQGNCKAYNAAWRCALTRFPALKQVLGIDDDEQAEPGWLGAFLCAAETAPAELFGGSVTPVFEDASRTWLKAHPVFRSHYSVTGPIPILYSSANYLIRRQVLERLGFPFFDESFDFTGGGDSDFFSRAKAAGFRFWWVQEAAQAETMPARRSETGWIAARAFRNGALSAQIARRQQPGPAGRLRVLAKSLVLLAASPFRGLALALRTHSVLIGLYHAQVALGRLMSEFGVANEQYRKPEKN
- a CDS encoding O-antigen ligase, which gives rise to MSATGIEARATPAVAGSEAGLYLRGFVFVAAFLLVWISTGPFKGSYDVPNEDTSNVINQLSFSLIAVLGITSAALSGGRAAQAYLRPSWILLITWMTIGVIQSANPDVSMRAFRFTLVVLTIAGSGMLLPQGRRHFASLIGTASLIVVLICYAGLVIYPDIAVHSAGDALEPEHAGAWRGLFDHKNIAGAMMVVFVLIGIFVMTTSPRLGWTLAGLATVFLFFTGSKTSMGLGPFVVLVGLACARIRSLWLRALLALGPLALLLTATIGSVLFKPIDTILQALSPGQTFTGRTEIWKFALDRLWNRPILGYGFEGFWHSDYVMFADIGEGETGIAQGMVHGHSGYVDLAIGLGIPGLMLGLIVLILLPLRDHHRVLRTPENKALAELFFRIWLFCVYSACLESFFFRRADPVWFALLVSVIGLRLTSKYRVTP